Genomic window (Akkermansiaceae bacterium):
CGCACCAGCGGACCATCGTGGAAGACTGCTATGGCGGGGAGAGCAGCATCAAGGATGCCGCCACCGACCGCGGACGCACCCCGAACGCGCTCTACAAGGTCCTCCGGGGCATCCGGTCCCTGCTGCACGACTGCATCCGCAAATCCGTAACGGGAGGGAACATCTGATGGACCGGGAAATGCACGACCTCGCGGAAGGCTACATCGCGGACGGGCTCGATGGGGAGCAACTCGCCCGCCTTGAGCAACGTCTGGGCGCTTCGGAGTCGGACCGCCTGGCTTTTCTTTCCTATCTGGAGATCCACTCCAGCCTGGCGTGGGAGAGCCGTGGTTCAAAGGAAACCGTCATCCCCTTCCCCACCGCGGGCCGGAACCGATTCCGGGCATGGGTCCTGCCGATGGCGGCATTGGTCACATTGCTGGCCGTGCTTTCTTTCTTCTTCCTGCGGAACAGCGGCTCCCCGGCGGGCATCGCCACGGTCAGGGCGAATCTCCATGGACTGTGGGCGGATGGATCCCAGGTGAGGATGGATGCCATTCTGGCGGCCGGCATCTGGCAGTTGCAGAGCGGCCTCGTCGAGCTGGAGACGTCCACCGGCACCACGCTGCTGCTCGAAGGCCCTGCCAGCATCCAGCTCAATGACAAGCTCCATGCCCGGCTGATCTCCGGGAATCTGGTGGTCCGCATGCCGAAGGGGAAATCCGGATTCGTTGTGGACCTGCCGAAGATGAAAGTCACCGACCTCGGCACCGAGTTCGGCGTCAGTGTCTCCGCCGACGGCGAGTCCAGGGTACAGGTCTATGATGGCAAGGTCCGCGCGGAATCAAAAAAATCTCCGCTGCAGGAACTGGCCGCAGGGGAGACGGTGAGCTGCACCACGGATGGCAGGATGTCTTCGGCGGAGTTCCAGGAAGACCGCTTCATCCGCACCTTCCCGCCAGTGCAGCCGAACTACCAGGAAGGCGGCCCGCTCTACAACCACAGCATGCGCCATGAGGTGGATGCCGCCGCCGCCCCACCCTCCGTCACCATCGATGGCAACCTGCTGGAGTGGGACCGCTCCGTGGCATTCCTCAGCACCTGCCAGCCTCCCTATGACAAGACCTACTTCGTCAACGGCATGATGATGTATGACGACCGGAACCTTTATCTCTCCGCGGAGGTGGGCGATCCCGTTCCAATGAGAAACGCATCCCGTACCGGGGCCGAATTCGCGGGGGGAAGCGTCATCGTCCGCATCGCCGCCGACCGCTCCCTCGGTTGGCCGCTCAAAGGGACGCAGGCGGATGCCCGCTCCCCGAATCCCTCGCCTGACTCCACCAGTGACAAAATCTCCAGCATCGTGATGTGGTACGATGCGAAGTCCGCCCAACCGCAGATCCAGATCCTTTCCGGGTTCGCCTCATCAAGCAGGCGGATCAACCCGGACGGCTGGGAAGGAGCGTTCCGGAAGCATCCGGACGGGCGCGGCTACACCCTGGAATACCGGATTCCATGGACACTCCTCAACTCCGCGGAAGATCCCCCGCAGGCGGGTGACCAGCTCGCGGGACTGTGGATGGCGCACTGGAGCGATGAGGCCGGGCGCGTCTGCCGGGGACAACTGGTGGATGTGACCAACCCGGATGCCGCGGTGACCAACCGCATCCCTCCCTACATCTTTTTCCAAAACGGGCCTTGCTGGGGGAAGGTGAACTACCTTCCCATGAGAAGGTAAGCCCATGAAAATCCGCCCTCTCTTCCTTTTCCTTGTTTCGCTCTTTCCCATGCTCGCTTCCGCCGATGAGGTGAAGCTGCCGGAAAAGAAAGACTTCCAGCTCTTCCTGCTCGCAGGCCAGTCGAACATGGCGGGCCGCGGAAAGATCGACGCGAAGGCACGCGAGGCGGATTCCCGCATCCTGGCGATCAACAAACAGAACGCGTGGCAGGTGGCGATGGATCCGCTGCACTGGGACAAACCGGCGGCAGGAACCGGCATCGGCAAGCCCTTCGCGGAGATCATCGCCGCCAAGAATCCAGGGGCCACCATCGGTCTCATTCCCTCGGCTTGCGGTGGTTCCCCCATCAGCACCTGGAAGCCAAGGCAGCACTGGGGACAGACCAAGAGCCATCCATGGGATGACTCCATCGCGCGGGCGAAGCTGGCCATGAAAAGCGGGACGCTCAAAGCCATCCTCTGGCACCAGGGCGAGAGCGACTCGAACGCGGAGAAAGCCCCGGAGCATGCGAAGAATCTGGAGGACCTGATCACGCGGTTCCGCAAGGAACTGGATGCACCGGATCTCCCCTTCATCATCGGCCAGCTCGGCCGCTTCCCGGCAAAGCCATGGGACAAGAACCGCGAAGCCGTTGATGCCGCACAGCGCGAGGTGGCGGCGAAGATGAAGAACGTCCGCTTTGTCGAAATCCCGAATCCGGAATCCATCGGCGACCATCTTCATTTCGACACGCCCACGCTGCGCCGCTTCGCAAAGGGATACGCGGATGCTTATCTCGACATCACCGGCGGGAAGTGACCGGCCCCGGCTGCTTTTTCCGCAGGAATCCACCGCCGATTTCATCGGCGCCGCACCACTCATGGGGTGAAAGCATGTTTCTCCGCCTCCATATCCCCATCCTATCCTTCTTGCTGGCCGCAGTGGTGTCCGCCGCGCCGCCCTCCCTCGCCACGTTCGCATCAAAGGCGGAGAGGCGGGAGCCGCTGTCGGTCGTGTTCTTCGGTGGTT
Coding sequences:
- a CDS encoding FecR domain-containing protein, which produces MHDLAEGYIADGLDGEQLARLEQRLGASESDRLAFLSYLEIHSSLAWESRGSKETVIPFPTAGRNRFRAWVLPMAALVTLLAVLSFFFLRNSGSPAGIATVRANLHGLWADGSQVRMDAILAAGIWQLQSGLVELETSTGTTLLLEGPASIQLNDKLHARLISGNLVVRMPKGKSGFVVDLPKMKVTDLGTEFGVSVSADGESRVQVYDGKVRAESKKSPLQELAAGETVSCTTDGRMSSAEFQEDRFIRTFPPVQPNYQEGGPLYNHSMRHEVDAAAAPPSVTIDGNLLEWDRSVAFLSTCQPPYDKTYFVNGMMMYDDRNLYLSAEVGDPVPMRNASRTGAEFAGGSVIVRIAADRSLGWPLKGTQADARSPNPSPDSTSDKISSIVMWYDAKSAQPQIQILSGFASSSRRINPDGWEGAFRKHPDGRGYTLEYRIPWTLLNSAEDPPQAGDQLAGLWMAHWSDEAGRVCRGQLVDVTNPDAAVTNRIPPYIFFQNGPCWGKVNYLPMRR
- a CDS encoding sialate O-acetylesterase encodes the protein MKIRPLFLFLVSLFPMLASADEVKLPEKKDFQLFLLAGQSNMAGRGKIDAKAREADSRILAINKQNAWQVAMDPLHWDKPAAGTGIGKPFAEIIAAKNPGATIGLIPSACGGSPISTWKPRQHWGQTKSHPWDDSIARAKLAMKSGTLKAILWHQGESDSNAEKAPEHAKNLEDLITRFRKELDAPDLPFIIGQLGRFPAKPWDKNREAVDAAQREVAAKMKNVRFVEIPNPESIGDHLHFDTPTLRRFAKGYADAYLDITGGK